In Hermetia illucens chromosome 5, iHerIll2.2.curated.20191125, whole genome shotgun sequence, a single window of DNA contains:
- the LOC119657715 gene encoding titin-like isoform X1 — protein sequence MEEDDLLTPYKEVSYELYEKRTLDSPSWETDNSWVDSSVEDEVDEEPSNHAAVAEEVVPEPEPEPEPEPEVKKPATPEVVEPPVEAPPKRKRGRPRKPKPPTPVPTQVQNVAAGTDQDTKELGRTLGSSNPSDTPVQIPFKRTRGRPRRGEQTVNSQKQLMQSLKYIIPDGMKRKTRPSRLLDDYDSFVPNKKIIVKSEEKRGRGRPRIRPPKVRQYLPDGTPRGRGRPRLKPLPTASTVPAVKTENGTDDNSVINPGQVAPEASNPDESPAIKSESGGNASQTQGTIPALNGGVHIKRGRGRPRKYPIKIRTFPKRVARPGKKLGRPRKGEEKWRKIIPADTEGTSEKWQIKLTGLFKYVTGGKYPSLTANGIDKTQKEVKTKEHHSNDRNQTANDTKKKKEKPLKTKIEEPIAAKKPKLDTSLESAPAQTESTASANVSQDENVKSRLVADEETKPSPLQLQEPNSNAHMEKDPLHIDNNVTTPAEFSDEIFTIEDSSDEESSDSKESPEAAIVSRESIAGLPKAANSRLEMQS from the exons ATGGAGGAGGACGACCTTTTAACTCCGTACAAGGAAGTGTCGTACGAACTCTACGAGAAGCGCACACTGGACAGTCCGTCGTGGGAGACTGACAACAGCTGGGTCGACTCTTCAGTGGAGGATGAAGTCGACGAGGAACCGAGTAACCACGCAGCAG TTGCAGAGGAGGTGGTCCCTGAGCCTGAGCCTGAACCAGAGCCGGAGCCGGAGGTGAAGAAGCCCGCGACGCCAGAAGTAGTGGAACCACCCGTGGAAGCGCCGCCAAAACGGAAACGAGGGAGGCCCAGGAAACCTAAACCGCCTACGCCCGTTCCAACGCAAGTACAAAATGTTGCAGCAGGTACGGATCAAGATACTAAGGAATTGGGCAGGACGCTCGGTAGTAGTAACCCATCAG ATACGCCTGTGCAAATACCCTTCAAACGGACCCGCGGGAGACCGCGGCGAGGCGAGCAGACTGTGAACTCCCAGAAGCAACTTATGCAAAGCTTAAAAT ACATAATCCCAGACGGAATGAAGCGCAAGACACGACCCTCCCGGCTGCTGGACGACTACGATTCATTTGTGCCCAACAAGAAAATTATCGTCAAATCGGAAGAGAAACGTGGTCGCGGGCGTCCCCGAATAAGGCCCCCTAAAGTGCGCCAGTACCTCCCTGATGGAACGCCCCGTGGACGCGGCAGACCTAGGCTCAAGCCACTGCCAACTGCGAGTACTGTCCCAGCTGTGAAAACGGAAAATGGGACAGACGACAATTCTGTGATCAACCCTGGCCAAGTTGCTCCTGAAGCCAGCAATCCTGACGAAAGCCCAGCGATTAAGAGCGAAAGCGGTGGGAATGCCAGTCAGACGCAGGGAACCATTCCAGCTCTCAACGGCGGAGTTCATATAAAACGGGGGCGTGGACGCCCAAGGAAGTATCCAATCAAAATTCGAACATTTCCCAAACGAGTGGCCAGACCCGGCAAGAAACTCGGTCGGCCACGGAAAGGAGAGGAGAAATGGCGTAAAATTATCCCGGCGGATACTGAAGGAACGAGCGAAAAGTGGCAGATAAAGCTGACGGGACTCTTCAAATATGTGACGGGAGGAAAGTATCCCAGTTTAACGGCGAACGGCATAGACAAAACGCAGAAGGAAGTGAAGACAAAGGAACACCATTCGAATGATCGCAACCAAACTGCGAACGacacaaagaaaaagaaagagaaaccACTAAAGACGAAAATCGAGGAACCAATCGCAGCCAAGAAACCCAAACTTGATACCTCGCTCGAAAGCGCTCCTGCACAGACAGAGTCGACAGCCTCAGCGAATGTTTCACAGGACGAGAATGTGAAAAGTCGGTTGGTTGCGGACGAGGAAACGAAGCCATCACCTCTGCAACTCCAGGAACCCAACAGCAATGCACACATGGAGAAGGACCCTCTACACATCGACAACAACGTGAcgactcccgcggaattcagtGACGAAATTTTCACGATAGAAGACTCGAGTGACGAGGAAAGCAGCGATTCCAAGGAGTCCCCTGAGGCGGCCATTGTCAGCAGGGAATCTATCGCGGGGCTTCCAAAGGCGGCCAACAGCAGGCTAGAAATGCAAAGTTAG
- the LOC119657715 gene encoding pinin-like isoform X2: protein MEEDDLLTPYKEVSYELYEKRTLDSPSWETDNSWVDSSVEDEVDEEPSNHAAVAEEVVPEPEPEPEPEPEVKKPATPEVVEPPVEAPPKRKRGRPRKPKPPTPVPTQVQNVAADTPVQIPFKRTRGRPRRGEQTVNSQKQLMQSLKYIIPDGMKRKTRPSRLLDDYDSFVPNKKIIVKSEEKRGRGRPRIRPPKVRQYLPDGTPRGRGRPRLKPLPTASTVPAVKTENGTDDNSVINPGQVAPEASNPDESPAIKSESGGNASQTQGTIPALNGGVHIKRGRGRPRKYPIKIRTFPKRVARPGKKLGRPRKGEEKWRKIIPADTEGTSEKWQIKLTGLFKYVTGGKYPSLTANGIDKTQKEVKTKEHHSNDRNQTANDTKKKKEKPLKTKIEEPIAAKKPKLDTSLESAPAQTESTASANVSQDENVKSRLVADEETKPSPLQLQEPNSNAHMEKDPLHIDNNVTTPAEFSDEIFTIEDSSDEESSDSKESPEAAIVSRESIAGLPKAANSRLEMQS from the exons ATGGAGGAGGACGACCTTTTAACTCCGTACAAGGAAGTGTCGTACGAACTCTACGAGAAGCGCACACTGGACAGTCCGTCGTGGGAGACTGACAACAGCTGGGTCGACTCTTCAGTGGAGGATGAAGTCGACGAGGAACCGAGTAACCACGCAGCAG TTGCAGAGGAGGTGGTCCCTGAGCCTGAGCCTGAACCAGAGCCGGAGCCGGAGGTGAAGAAGCCCGCGACGCCAGAAGTAGTGGAACCACCCGTGGAAGCGCCGCCAAAACGGAAACGAGGGAGGCCCAGGAAACCTAAACCGCCTACGCCCGTTCCAACGCAAGTACAAAATGTTGCAGCAG ATACGCCTGTGCAAATACCCTTCAAACGGACCCGCGGGAGACCGCGGCGAGGCGAGCAGACTGTGAACTCCCAGAAGCAACTTATGCAAAGCTTAAAAT ACATAATCCCAGACGGAATGAAGCGCAAGACACGACCCTCCCGGCTGCTGGACGACTACGATTCATTTGTGCCCAACAAGAAAATTATCGTCAAATCGGAAGAGAAACGTGGTCGCGGGCGTCCCCGAATAAGGCCCCCTAAAGTGCGCCAGTACCTCCCTGATGGAACGCCCCGTGGACGCGGCAGACCTAGGCTCAAGCCACTGCCAACTGCGAGTACTGTCCCAGCTGTGAAAACGGAAAATGGGACAGACGACAATTCTGTGATCAACCCTGGCCAAGTTGCTCCTGAAGCCAGCAATCCTGACGAAAGCCCAGCGATTAAGAGCGAAAGCGGTGGGAATGCCAGTCAGACGCAGGGAACCATTCCAGCTCTCAACGGCGGAGTTCATATAAAACGGGGGCGTGGACGCCCAAGGAAGTATCCAATCAAAATTCGAACATTTCCCAAACGAGTGGCCAGACCCGGCAAGAAACTCGGTCGGCCACGGAAAGGAGAGGAGAAATGGCGTAAAATTATCCCGGCGGATACTGAAGGAACGAGCGAAAAGTGGCAGATAAAGCTGACGGGACTCTTCAAATATGTGACGGGAGGAAAGTATCCCAGTTTAACGGCGAACGGCATAGACAAAACGCAGAAGGAAGTGAAGACAAAGGAACACCATTCGAATGATCGCAACCAAACTGCGAACGacacaaagaaaaagaaagagaaaccACTAAAGACGAAAATCGAGGAACCAATCGCAGCCAAGAAACCCAAACTTGATACCTCGCTCGAAAGCGCTCCTGCACAGACAGAGTCGACAGCCTCAGCGAATGTTTCACAGGACGAGAATGTGAAAAGTCGGTTGGTTGCGGACGAGGAAACGAAGCCATCACCTCTGCAACTCCAGGAACCCAACAGCAATGCACACATGGAGAAGGACCCTCTACACATCGACAACAACGTGAcgactcccgcggaattcagtGACGAAATTTTCACGATAGAAGACTCGAGTGACGAGGAAAGCAGCGATTCCAAGGAGTCCCCTGAGGCGGCCATTGTCAGCAGGGAATCTATCGCGGGGCTTCCAAAGGCGGCCAACAGCAGGCTAGAAATGCAAAGTTAG